The Haloimpatiens massiliensis genome contains a region encoding:
- a CDS encoding DUF3343 domain-containing protein has product MEKENHYILFKNHTEGMKLEELLRENNIKYVISPTPRELSTCCGISVVYKKEDEEKIKGIVEKNSIDIMGFYTLKKKYTNFYA; this is encoded by the coding sequence ATGGAAAAAGAGAATCATTATATACTTTTTAAAAATCATACTGAAGGTATGAAATTAGAAGAACTTTTAAGAGAAAATAATATAAAATATGTGATTTCACCAACACCTAGAGAGTTATCTACTTGCTGCGGTATATCTGTAGTTTATAAAAAAGAAGATGAAGAAAAAATAAAAGGAATAGTAGAAAAAAATAGTATAGATATAATGGGATTTTATACTTTAAAGAAGAAATACACTAATTTTTATGCTTAA
- a CDS encoding metal ABC transporter permease has product MINALFKYTFLQHAFVAAILASIACGIIGTIIVEKKLVMMSGGIAHTAFGGVGLGYFLKIEPLIGALIFSVTSAIGITSIKRKTSTNSDTIIGMFWSMGMALGILFISFMPSYPPDMSSYLFGDILTVSSFDIKLMFIIDLIILFIIASFFNLFKAYLFDEEYCSTLGINTTFLEYLLFVLIACTIVVLIRVVGIILVIALLTVPPAIAKEFSLNLKNIMISSIFIGMFLCILGLGISYEFHIPSGASIILLTVCTYLFILFIKSLCKKFNKGRNLVG; this is encoded by the coding sequence GTGATTAATGCACTATTCAAATATACATTTTTACAACATGCCTTTGTAGCTGCTATTTTAGCTAGTATAGCCTGTGGCATAATTGGAACTATAATTGTAGAAAAAAAATTAGTAATGATGAGTGGAGGTATAGCTCATACAGCCTTCGGTGGAGTAGGGCTCGGATACTTTCTTAAAATAGAACCATTAATTGGAGCACTTATATTCTCAGTTACCTCCGCTATAGGAATAACTTCTATAAAGAGAAAAACCTCTACTAATTCAGATACTATAATAGGCATGTTTTGGTCTATGGGCATGGCTTTAGGAATCCTTTTTATATCTTTTATGCCATCATATCCTCCAGATATGTCTTCTTATTTATTCGGAGATATATTAACGGTCTCCTCTTTTGATATTAAATTAATGTTTATTATAGATTTAATAATATTATTTATAATTGCTTCCTTTTTCAACTTATTTAAAGCCTATTTATTTGATGAGGAATATTGCTCAACTTTAGGAATTAATACTACCTTTTTAGAATATCTATTATTCGTATTAATAGCTTGTACAATAGTAGTTTTAATAAGAGTAGTTGGAATTATACTTGTAATAGCTCTTTTAACTGTACCTCCAGCTATAGCTAAGGAATTCTCCCTGAACTTAAAAAACATAATGATTTCTTCTATATTCATAGGTATGTTCTTATGTATTTTAGGTCTTGGTATTTCATATGAGTTTCATATTCCTTCTGGAGCATCAATTATACTGCTTACAGTATGTACTTATCTATTTATACTGTTTATTAAATCATTATGTAAAAAATTTAATAAAGGAAGAAATCTAGTGGGCTAG
- the asnS gene encoding asparagine--tRNA ligase produces the protein MKDTLIKSLYRETQQYIGKEVKVSGWVRTVRASKAFGFIEVNDGSFFKNVQMVFDESLENFSELGKLPISASIEVIGEVVETPGSKQPFEIKASKVTKIGNSSSDYPLQKKRHTFEYLRSIAHLRPRSNAFSAVFRVRSIAAYAVHKFFQEKGFVYVHTPIITASDCEGAGEMFRVTTLDMENLPKDEKGKVDYSQDFFGKSANLTVSGQLEGEIYALAFRNIYTFGPTFRAENSNTGRHASEFWMIEPEIAFADLEDDMDLAEEMVKYIIKYVMENAPEEIEFFNSFIDKGLKDRLNNVLNSDFARISYTEAVELLKKADVEFKYPVEWGCDLQTEHERYITEKIYNKPVFVTDYPKDIKAFYMRINDDNKTVAATDLLVPGVGEIIGASQREERLDILEARIAELGLEKEDYWWYLELRKYGETKHAGFGLGFERMIMYLTGMSNIRDVIPFPRTPGSAEF, from the coding sequence ATGAAAGACACACTAATTAAGAGTCTTTACAGAGAAACACAGCAGTATATCGGTAAAGAAGTAAAAGTATCAGGCTGGGTGAGAACAGTAAGAGCATCAAAAGCTTTTGGTTTTATAGAAGTTAATGATGGAAGCTTTTTCAAGAATGTACAGATGGTATTTGATGAATCTCTAGAAAACTTTAGTGAATTAGGTAAATTACCTATAAGTGCTTCTATAGAAGTAATAGGAGAGGTAGTTGAAACGCCAGGATCAAAGCAGCCTTTTGAAATTAAAGCTTCAAAGGTTACTAAAATAGGAAACTCATCATCAGATTATCCACTACAAAAGAAAAGACATACTTTTGAGTATTTGAGAAGTATAGCTCACTTAAGACCAAGAAGTAACGCTTTTTCAGCAGTATTTAGAGTACGTTCAATAGCTGCTTATGCTGTTCATAAATTCTTTCAAGAGAAGGGTTTTGTATATGTACACACTCCAATAATAACTGCTAGTGATTGCGAAGGAGCAGGAGAAATGTTTAGAGTTACTACTTTAGACATGGAGAATCTTCCAAAGGATGAAAAAGGTAAGGTAGATTATTCACAGGATTTCTTTGGAAAATCTGCTAACCTTACTGTAAGTGGTCAGTTAGAGGGAGAGATATATGCTTTGGCATTTAGAAATATATATACTTTTGGACCAACATTTAGAGCTGAAAATTCAAACACAGGAAGACACGCTTCAGAGTTTTGGATGATAGAGCCAGAAATAGCTTTTGCGGATCTTGAAGATGACATGGATTTAGCTGAAGAAATGGTTAAATATATAATAAAATATGTAATGGAAAATGCTCCAGAGGAAATAGAATTCTTCAATAGCTTTATAGATAAAGGACTAAAGGATAGATTAAACAATGTTTTAAATTCTGATTTTGCAAGAATATCTTATACTGAAGCTGTAGAATTATTGAAAAAAGCAGATGTAGAGTTTAAGTACCCAGTAGAATGGGGATGTGATCTTCAAACAGAGCATGAGAGATATATAACAGAGAAAATATACAATAAGCCAGTATTTGTAACTGATTATCCAAAGGATATAAAAGCTTTCTACATGAGAATTAATGATGACAACAAAACTGTTGCAGCTACAGACCTTCTAGTACCAGGTGTGGGAGAAATAATAGGAGCAAGCCAAAGGGAAGAAAGACTTGATATTTTAGAGGCTAGAATTGCAGAGCTTGGATTAGAGAAGGAAGATTACTGGTGGTATTTAGAGCTTAGAAAATATGGAGAAACTAAGCACGCTGGTTTTGGTTTAGGATTTGAGAGAATGATAATGTATCTAACAGGTATGAGCAATATAAGAGATGTTATACCATTCCCAAGAACTCCAGGTAGTGCAGAGTTTTAA
- the putP gene encoding sodium/proline symporter PutP: MNGNVTVVFIFSLYLVCMLAIGLKYYNKSETLSQYVLGGRKLNSWVTAMSSQASDMSGWLLMGLPGYAYLSGVEAMWIALGLGIGTYINWKVVAKRIRKYTEIAGNSITISGYFENRFRDDSKALRVISAIVILVFFTIYTSSGFVAGGKLFNAVFGMPYIYALTVSSIIVIAYTFLGGFMAVCWTDLIQGILMFFAVTAVPIVAASKVGGWGTLITKWNSIDVNFMNPIVGISGSPMSAIAIISLLAWGLGYFGQPHILTKFMAIESSKKIKKARTIAMIWVVISLLAAVMIGMIGRIYLGESLKGTLSENVFIFMVNDIFNSVIKGMLLSAILSAIMSTADSQLLVSSSALTEDIYKSILKKEASDKELVWVSRFTIIVISVIAYFMALNPQSSILSLVAYAWAGFGAAFGPVVLLSLFWKRATRNGALAGMIVGGVTVILWKNIHGGIFELYEIVPGILFATLTIIIVSLLDREPSKEIQDEFHSVSESSI, from the coding sequence ATGAATGGAAATGTTACAGTAGTGTTTATATTCTCATTATATCTAGTGTGTATGCTTGCAATAGGGTTAAAGTATTATAACAAATCAGAAACTTTATCTCAATATGTTTTAGGGGGCAGGAAATTAAATAGTTGGGTTACAGCTATGAGTTCACAGGCATCAGACATGAGTGGGTGGCTCCTTATGGGCCTTCCAGGCTATGCTTATTTAAGTGGAGTTGAAGCTATGTGGATTGCTTTAGGACTTGGAATAGGTACTTATATAAATTGGAAAGTTGTGGCTAAGAGAATTAGAAAATATACAGAAATTGCAGGAAATTCTATAACTATATCTGGATATTTTGAAAATAGATTTAGAGATGATAGTAAGGCTTTAAGGGTTATTTCAGCTATTGTTATCTTAGTGTTTTTTACTATATACACATCATCAGGTTTTGTGGCAGGTGGAAAATTATTTAACGCTGTTTTTGGTATGCCATATATATATGCACTTACCGTAAGCTCAATAATAGTAATAGCATATACATTTTTAGGTGGATTTATGGCAGTGTGCTGGACGGATCTTATTCAGGGAATTTTAATGTTCTTTGCAGTTACAGCGGTACCTATTGTGGCTGCAAGTAAAGTTGGAGGATGGGGAACTCTTATAACTAAATGGAATAGTATAGATGTGAATTTTATGAATCCTATAGTTGGTATTAGTGGAAGTCCTATGTCAGCAATAGCAATAATATCTTTACTTGCCTGGGGACTTGGATATTTTGGACAACCTCATATATTAACTAAGTTTATGGCTATAGAGTCCTCAAAGAAAATTAAAAAAGCTAGAACAATTGCCATGATATGGGTAGTCATATCCCTTTTGGCAGCAGTGATGATAGGAATGATAGGGCGTATATATTTAGGGGAAAGTCTTAAGGGAACCCTTTCAGAAAATGTATTTATATTTATGGTTAATGATATATTTAATTCTGTTATTAAAGGAATGCTTTTATCAGCTATATTATCAGCTATTATGAGCACAGCAGATTCACAGCTTTTAGTTTCATCTTCAGCTTTAACAGAGGATATATATAAATCTATTTTAAAGAAGGAAGCTTCGGATAAAGAGTTGGTTTGGGTTAGCAGGTTTACTATTATAGTGATATCAGTAATAGCGTATTTTATGGCATTAAATCCTCAAAGTTCAATACTTTCGCTAGTTGCCTATGCCTGGGCTGGATTTGGGGCAGCTTTTGGACCTGTGGTACTATTATCATTATTTTGGAAAAGGGCAACTAGAAATGGGGCTTTAGCTGGAATGATAGTAGGGGGAGTTACAGTTATATTGTGGAAAAATATTCACGGAGGTATCTTTGAATTATATGAAATAGTTCCAGGAATTTTATTTGCAACGTTAACTATTATTATTGTTAGTTTACTTGATAGGGAACCTTCAAAGGAAATACAGGATGAATTCCATAGTGTAAGTGAAAGTAGTATATAA
- the murI gene encoding glutamate racemase yields the protein MEENSKPIGIFDSGLGGLSVLKEAIKLLPYEDFIYYGDTKNAPYGTKSVNEIRKLTNSVVDFLLDKEVKAIVIACNTATSASVDELRKRYSLPIIGIEPALKPAVELNRKGKIIIMATTVTLSEKKFKNLMEKYKKDCNIVPLPCPGLMEFIESGNIDSLELEEYLKGKLNKFTDEQISSIVLGCTHYPFIKNKLSQIVGEHVPIIDGSMGTSMQLKRQLEKASLLNNRTVPGKLTIYNSLDTQEIIELSYKLISI from the coding sequence ATGGAAGAAAACAGTAAACCTATAGGAATATTTGATTCAGGTTTAGGCGGATTAAGTGTTTTAAAAGAAGCTATTAAATTATTGCCTTATGAAGATTTTATATATTATGGAGATACAAAAAATGCACCCTATGGTACTAAGAGTGTAAATGAAATAAGAAAACTTACAAATAGTGTGGTGGATTTTCTCTTAGATAAAGAAGTAAAAGCCATAGTTATAGCATGTAATACGGCAACTAGCGCTTCAGTGGATGAACTTAGAAAAAGGTATTCTCTGCCTATTATAGGTATAGAACCTGCTTTAAAACCTGCTGTAGAACTTAATAGAAAAGGGAAAATTATAATAATGGCAACTACTGTAACCCTTTCAGAGAAAAAGTTTAAAAATTTAATGGAAAAATATAAAAAAGATTGTAATATAGTTCCATTGCCTTGCCCTGGATTAATGGAATTCATAGAAAGTGGAAATATAGATAGCTTAGAATTAGAAGAATATTTAAAAGGAAAGCTTAATAAATTCACTGACGAACAAATATCATCTATAGTTTTAGGGTGTACCCATTATCCATTTATAAAGAATAAATTGTCACAAATTGTAGGTGAGCATGTGCCTATTATTGATGGAAGTATGGGAACTTCTATGCAACTAAAAAGGCAATTGGAGAAAGCAAGTTTACTTAATAATAGAACAGTTCCAGGGAAACTAACTATATATAACTCTTTAGATACTCAGGAGATTATTGAGCTAAGTTATAAACTTATAAGTATATAA
- a CDS encoding metal ABC transporter ATP-binding protein, translated as MKNIIEIKNLTVYYDSLCALEHINLNIKKGDFMGILGPNGGGKSTLLKSILGLIKPSEGSIKILGNSINKDCCSLGYVPQFSKFDKKFPINVMDVVLSGTLNKKGNFFHRYSSKDREEALKILKALEIDEFKDRQIGMLSGGQLQRVLIARALISNPEVLLMDEPTASLDVSSKAQIYTLLKDLNKNKTVLIVSHDLEFISSYVNSVVCLNKTLYFKDKTPKYEELVEKIYGNA; from the coding sequence ATGAAAAATATAATAGAAATAAAAAATTTAACTGTTTATTATGATAGCCTTTGTGCCTTAGAACATATAAATTTAAATATTAAAAAAGGTGATTTTATGGGTATTTTAGGACCTAATGGTGGTGGAAAAAGCACTCTTTTAAAAAGTATTTTAGGTCTTATTAAACCCTCTGAAGGCTCCATTAAAATACTGGGAAATTCAATTAACAAAGATTGTTGTTCCCTTGGATATGTTCCGCAATTTTCAAAATTTGATAAAAAGTTTCCTATAAACGTAATGGATGTAGTTTTATCTGGAACTTTAAATAAAAAAGGGAACTTTTTTCATAGATATTCTTCAAAAGATAGGGAAGAAGCCCTTAAAATCTTAAAAGCTTTAGAGATAGATGAGTTTAAAGATAGACAAATTGGAATGCTTTCTGGTGGACAATTACAAAGAGTTTTAATTGCTAGAGCTCTCATAAGTAATCCTGAAGTTTTGCTTATGGATGAACCTACCGCTAGCTTAGACGTCAGCTCTAAAGCCCAAATATATACTTTACTTAAAGATTTAAATAAAAATAAAACAGTTTTAATAGTCAGTCACGATTTAGAATTTATTTCTTCTTATGTAAATTCAGTAGTATGCTTAAACAAAACACTTTACTTTAAAGATAAAACTCCTAAATATGAAGAACTTGTAGAAAAAATTTATGGAAATGCTTAA
- a CDS encoding glutamine synthetase, with protein MNMNDLLYRISKENHSPKKLKEILSSYTEVKFVSFVGIDLAGNDTDEKIPISLFLDDIEGFLTGAIQTDGSSVALPGIATINNAKIDMIADKDSTWFVDYNYEHLDPKSGNPIGTLRIPCFLYHDNKSVDSRSILKNAIQFFKTSLLSIFKENPKLLIPYNINFEDIEDISVTSATELEFWVQTPNDEAHVEELSTSQVLQEQYWTRTKGSVRTSLEQCLMLMEDYGFEPEMGHKEVGGVKARVGESGSYTHIMEQLEIDWKYSNAIQTADNEVIIKNLVREIFRLNGLDVTFLAKPIDSVAGSGKHTHISITLKCKSGKTINLFTATKDHFLSTIGYASIMGILKNYEVISPFVSSTYNSLKRLKPGFEAPICIVTSLGHKVEVPSRNRTILLALIRDLANPFSTRFELRSPNPHTNTYLCIASMCMAMLDGINYALKNEKTEDDLLKELSKGYGEEADYLEKYRMYRSEDDVFHKYSKEDRDNFFGKAPETVYENLTFLDNCKNKVSVLKEGNIFTNTLINGFKATSTKRWLMEINHRIINNYMKEVRGFKKLHLDDLALDLDLSYWIKINDLRKYIMKDTYDRKSLFSQIKEATIKEDLALISKLQLELDNKMEELRKLYCTYEKNLLDI; from the coding sequence ATGAATATGAATGATTTGTTGTATAGAATTTCAAAAGAAAACCACTCCCCTAAGAAGCTAAAAGAAATATTATCTTCTTATACTGAAGTAAAATTTGTTTCTTTTGTGGGAATTGATTTAGCAGGAAATGATACAGATGAAAAAATTCCAATATCATTATTCCTAGACGATATAGAAGGATTTTTAACAGGTGCCATACAAACTGACGGCTCTTCCGTAGCACTACCCGGTATAGCCACTATAAATAACGCAAAAATAGACATGATTGCAGATAAAGACTCTACTTGGTTTGTAGACTATAATTATGAACACTTAGACCCTAAAAGTGGTAACCCTATAGGAACACTTAGAATACCTTGCTTTTTGTACCATGATAACAAATCCGTAGACTCTCGTTCTATCTTAAAAAATGCCATTCAATTTTTTAAAACTTCTCTTCTAAGTATATTTAAAGAAAACCCTAAACTTTTAATTCCATATAATATAAACTTTGAAGACATAGAAGATATTTCAGTTACCTCTGCCACAGAACTAGAATTTTGGGTGCAAACTCCTAACGACGAAGCCCATGTGGAAGAATTATCCACATCGCAAGTGCTTCAAGAACAATACTGGACACGAACTAAAGGTTCTGTAAGAACTTCCCTAGAGCAATGTTTAATGCTTATGGAGGATTATGGATTCGAGCCAGAAATGGGTCACAAGGAAGTAGGCGGAGTAAAAGCAAGAGTAGGAGAATCCGGAAGCTACACACATATAATGGAACAGTTAGAAATAGATTGGAAATACTCTAATGCTATCCAAACTGCAGATAATGAGGTTATTATTAAAAATTTAGTAAGAGAAATTTTTAGATTAAATGGTCTTGATGTTACTTTTTTAGCAAAACCAATTGACTCAGTAGCTGGAAGCGGAAAACATACCCACATAAGTATAACTCTAAAATGTAAATCTGGAAAAACTATAAATTTATTCACTGCAACCAAAGATCATTTTTTAAGCACTATAGGTTATGCTTCTATAATGGGGATATTAAAAAATTATGAAGTAATAAGTCCTTTTGTTTCCTCTACATATAACTCTCTTAAGAGATTAAAACCAGGTTTTGAAGCTCCTATTTGTATAGTCACTTCTTTAGGTCACAAAGTAGAAGTACCTTCTAGAAATAGAACTATACTATTAGCCCTTATTAGAGATTTAGCTAATCCTTTTTCTACTAGATTTGAATTAAGATCTCCTAACCCACATACAAATACTTATTTATGTATAGCTTCCATGTGTATGGCTATGCTGGATGGAATAAATTACGCCCTTAAAAATGAAAAAACTGAAGATGATCTATTAAAAGAACTATCTAAAGGTTATGGTGAAGAAGCTGATTATTTAGAAAAATATAGAATGTATAGAAGTGAGGACGATGTATTCCATAAATATTCAAAAGAAGATAGAGATAATTTCTTTGGGAAAGCTCCTGAAACTGTATATGAAAATCTTACATTTTTAGATAATTGTAAAAATAAAGTATCTGTTTTAAAGGAAGGAAACATATTCACTAATACACTGATAAACGGATTTAAAGCCACGTCTACTAAAAGATGGTTAATGGAAATAAACCATAGAATAATAAATAACTACATGAAAGAGGTTAGAGGCTTTAAGAAATTGCATTTAGACGATTTAGCTCTAGATTTAGATCTTTCATATTGGATAAAAATAAATGATTTAAGAAAATACATAATGAAAGATACTTACGACAGGAAGAGCCTATTTAGTCAAATAAAAGAAGCTACTATTAAAGAAGATTTAGCCCTTATATCTAAACTTCAATTAGAACTAGATAATAAGATGGAAGAGCTTAGAAAACTATATTGTACATATGAAAAAAACTTATTAGATATCTAA
- a CDS encoding double-cubane-cluster-containing anaerobic reductase, translated as MADYREMWKKLNVNLEKHDQLCEILPELYGSVYLQQEDRPEGMNYFNYVVSEVHGARIQELEEHKEKGGKVIGTFCVFVPDEVILATGALGVGLCAGSQFWIEDGEKVLPKNLCPLIKAFTGAKIGATCPYFQSCDMLVGETTCDGKKKAWELLNEYTPVHVMDLPQMKREKDYSMWKDEIRIFIDKMERLTGNKVTVENLKEAIKLANKKRRALKRLYDLRKHKPSPISGLDCLLISQIAFYDDINRFVDNVNKLCDELEERIKKGKAKEKKRLMITGTPMALPNWKIHSIIENLGAEIVVEETCTGTRYFENEVCEDGETLDELIDNLARRYLNVNCACFTPNSGRIDDILRYAKEYDVDGVIDYNLSFCHTYAVEDKSIRDMLKEKSIPVMHIETDYSTEDSGQIKTRVEAFLEMI; from the coding sequence ATGGCAGACTATAGAGAAATGTGGAAAAAGTTAAATGTCAATTTAGAAAAGCACGATCAATTGTGCGAGATTTTACCAGAGTTATATGGTTCAGTTTATTTACAACAAGAGGATAGACCAGAAGGAATGAATTATTTTAACTATGTGGTTTCAGAGGTTCATGGTGCTAGAATTCAGGAATTAGAAGAACACAAGGAAAAAGGCGGTAAGGTTATAGGAACATTTTGTGTTTTTGTACCAGATGAAGTAATACTGGCTACAGGTGCTTTAGGAGTAGGACTATGTGCAGGATCTCAGTTTTGGATAGAAGACGGAGAAAAGGTTCTTCCTAAAAACCTATGTCCTTTGATTAAAGCATTTACAGGAGCTAAAATTGGAGCTACATGTCCATATTTCCAATCTTGTGATATGTTGGTTGGAGAAACTACATGTGATGGAAAGAAGAAAGCTTGGGAATTATTAAATGAATATACTCCTGTGCATGTAATGGATTTGCCACAAATGAAGAGAGAAAAAGATTATAGTATGTGGAAAGATGAAATAAGAATATTTATAGATAAAATGGAAAGGTTAACAGGAAACAAAGTTACTGTGGAGAATTTAAAAGAAGCTATAAAATTAGCTAATAAAAAGAGAAGAGCTTTAAAGAGATTATATGATTTAAGAAAACATAAACCATCTCCAATAAGTGGTCTAGATTGTCTTTTAATATCTCAAATTGCTTTCTATGATGATATAAATAGATTTGTAGATAATGTAAATAAGCTATGTGATGAATTAGAAGAAAGAATAAAAAAGGGAAAGGCTAAAGAAAAGAAGAGACTTATGATAACAGGAACTCCTATGGCTCTTCCAAACTGGAAAATACATAGCATAATAGAGAATTTAGGTGCTGAAATAGTAGTTGAAGAAACTTGTACTGGTACAAGATATTTTGAAAACGAAGTTTGTGAAGATGGAGAAACTTTGGATGAGTTAATAGATAATTTAGCTAGAAGATACCTAAATGTTAACTGTGCTTGCTTTACACCTAATAGTGGCAGAATAGATGATATATTAAGATATGCAAAAGAATATGATGTAGATGGAGTTATTGACTATAATTTATCTTTCTGTCATACATATGCTGTGGAAGATAAGAGTATTAGAGATATGCTAAAAGAAAAAAGCATACCAGTTATGCATATAGAAACAGATTATTCTACAGAAGATTCAGGACAAATTAAAACAAGAGTAGAAGCATTTTTAGAAATGATTTAA
- a CDS encoding metal ABC transporter solute-binding protein, Zn/Mn family: MNKKLFSLCVLGIFILSFTGCSKKSSSKNISLNNNKLTVAVSIVPEETFVKAVAGDLVNMVTLIPPGKSPENSEPTTETLEAFSNAKTYFTIGVPSEAASILPKAKSINKDLKIVSLFDEVAKVYAPRKFGKESYDPHIWLSPKRVKIMIDRISSELSSLDPKNKTQYEANAKKYINKLDNLDKEIKDTFKNNKNKTFIVYHPAFGYFAEDYDLNMTALEKEGKEASPKDMQNLIDLAKKQNINTIFYEEEVDSKQSKAFAESINGKAEKLSPLSADYTNNIKDMAKKISNSMK; the protein is encoded by the coding sequence ATGAATAAAAAATTATTTTCCCTTTGTGTTTTGGGAATTTTTATATTGTCATTTACTGGTTGTTCTAAAAAAAGTTCATCTAAAAACATAAGTTTAAACAATAATAAATTAACTGTGGCTGTTTCCATAGTTCCAGAAGAAACCTTTGTAAAAGCTGTAGCAGGAGATCTAGTAAATATGGTAACTCTAATACCACCTGGAAAAAGTCCTGAAAACAGCGAACCAACTACTGAAACCTTAGAAGCTTTCAGCAATGCTAAAACCTATTTCACCATAGGAGTCCCTAGTGAAGCTGCTAGTATACTTCCAAAAGCAAAATCTATAAATAAAGATTTAAAAATAGTATCGCTTTTTGATGAAGTAGCTAAAGTATATGCTCCAAGAAAGTTTGGAAAAGAAAGTTATGACCCTCACATATGGTTATCTCCTAAGAGAGTAAAAATTATGATAGATAGGATTAGCTCTGAACTATCCTCTTTAGATCCTAAAAACAAAACTCAATATGAGGCTAACGCAAAGAAATACATAAATAAATTAGATAATTTAGATAAAGAAATTAAAGATACTTTTAAAAATAATAAAAATAAAACATTTATTGTATATCATCCTGCTTTTGGCTATTTTGCAGAAGACTATGATTTAAATATGACTGCTCTTGAAAAAGAGGGCAAAGAAGCTTCCCCTAAGGACATGCAAAATTTAATTGATCTAGCTAAAAAACAAAATATAAATACTATTTTTTATGAAGAGGAAGTAGATAGTAAACAATCCAAAGCTTTTGCAGAATCCATAAATGGCAAAGCTGAAAAATTATCTCCTTTATCTGCTGACTACACAAATAACATAAAAGATATGGCTAAAAAAATATCTAATTCAATGAAATAA
- a CDS encoding acyl-CoA dehydratase activase: protein MYYVGIDMGSTATKVVAFEDEELKTKFSVPAGWNSVETSEDIKNRLEQEGIKKENSKVVATGYGRISVPYAHKTITEITCHGKGAHYLYNNDCTVIDVGGQDTKVITVQNGMVTDFLMNDKCSAGTGRFLEIMANKLGVDLETLCKLSKEGSGVTISSMCTVFAESEVISLVAKGKKREDIAYAIVDSIVSKVKSLCYKHSSSENYFFTGGLSGNKDFVDKLSEKLQKKVETHPLAKYAGAIGAAMSAKKL from the coding sequence ATGTACTATGTAGGAATAGATATGGGTTCCACAGCCACAAAGGTAGTAGCTTTTGAGGATGAGGAATTGAAAACTAAATTTTCTGTGCCAGCAGGATGGAACAGTGTAGAGACCTCTGAAGACATAAAAAATAGATTAGAGCAGGAAGGAATAAAGAAGGAGAATTCTAAAGTAGTTGCTACTGGATATGGAAGAATTTCAGTGCCATATGCCCATAAGACTATTACAGAAATTACTTGTCACGGGAAAGGTGCACATTATTTATATAATAATGATTGCACAGTAATAGATGTAGGGGGACAGGATACTAAGGTGATAACTGTTCAAAATGGAATGGTTACAGATTTTTTAATGAATGACAAATGCTCTGCAGGTACAGGAAGATTTTTAGAGATAATGGCTAATAAATTAGGAGTAGACTTAGAAACTTTATGTAAGCTTTCTAAAGAAGGAAGTGGAGTAACTATAAGTTCTATGTGTACTGTTTTTGCAGAATCAGAAGTTATAAGTTTAGTAGCAAAGGGTAAGAAAAGAGAGGATATAGCTTATGCTATAGTGGATTCTATAGTAAGTAAAGTAAAATCTTTGTGTTACAAACACTCTTCTTCAGAAAATTACTTTTTTACTGGCGGGCTTAGTGGAAATAAAGATTTTGTAGATAAACTTTCAGAGAAGTTACAGAAAAAAGTAGAAACTCATCCATTAGCAAAATATGCTGGTGCCATAGGAGCAGCAATGAGCGCTAAAAAACTATAA